The bacterium genome contains a region encoding:
- a CDS encoding heavy metal-binding domain-containing protein — MAESDSAEELNSENDVELYTSPWVSGTRAAAYFGPISSELFLEDESFEDRSAAWSKAERELLESLRDKARSLGANAVVGLEVTLDPFACQAETEVSGLRLHAVGTAAKLEPLF, encoded by the coding sequence ATGGCAGAGTCTGATTCGGCCGAAGAACTGAATTCCGAAAACGACGTGGAACTCTACACGTCGCCCTGGGTGAGTGGCACCCGGGCCGCGGCCTACTTTGGCCCGATCAGCTCCGAACTCTTTCTCGAAGACGAGAGCTTCGAGGATCGCTCCGCCGCCTGGAGCAAGGCCGAACGCGAATTGCTCGAGTCGCTACGCGACAAGGCGCGCTCGCTTGGTGCCAATGCCGTCGTTGGCCTCGAAGTGACCCTGGATCCTTTCGCCTGCCAGGCGGAGACCGAGGTCTCGGGACTACGCCTGCACGCCGTTGGCACGGCTGCCAAACTCGAGCCGCTCTTCTAG